A genomic stretch from Streptomyces venezuelae ATCC 10712 includes:
- a CDS encoding GlxA family transcriptional regulator: protein MPPTPRLHRVAVLVLEGAKPLDVGIPAQVFTTRASMPYEVRVCGAEPGLVAGGDGLSYAVAHGLDTLGWADIVFVPGYRFPDREDPPRAVVDALIAAHDRGARLAAISTGAFALAATGLLDGKRATTHWHYTQALATKRPLVHVDENVLFVDEGSVLTSAGAASGIDLCLHILRGDLGIAAANHAARRLVAAPYRSGGQAQYVPRSLPEPLGERFAATREWALHRLDEPLTLDVLAHHAAVSARTFSRRFVEDTGYTPMQWVMRARLDLARELLERSERSVEQIAADVGLGTGANLRLHFQRILGTTPSEYRRTFTQGE from the coding sequence GTGCCACCTACGCCCCGCCTCCACCGCGTCGCCGTCCTCGTACTCGAAGGGGCGAAGCCGCTCGACGTCGGCATCCCCGCGCAGGTCTTCACGACCCGCGCGAGCATGCCGTACGAGGTGCGGGTCTGCGGCGCGGAGCCCGGTCTCGTCGCCGGGGGCGACGGTCTCTCGTACGCCGTCGCCCACGGCCTCGACACCCTCGGCTGGGCCGACATCGTCTTCGTCCCCGGCTACCGCTTCCCCGACCGCGAGGACCCGCCCCGGGCGGTCGTCGACGCGCTGATCGCCGCCCACGACCGCGGCGCCCGCCTCGCTGCCATCTCCACCGGCGCCTTCGCGCTCGCCGCGACCGGGCTCCTCGACGGCAAGCGGGCCACCACCCACTGGCACTACACCCAGGCCCTAGCGACGAAACGGCCGCTCGTCCACGTCGACGAGAACGTCCTCTTCGTCGACGAGGGGAGCGTGCTCACCTCCGCAGGCGCCGCCTCCGGGATCGACCTGTGCCTGCACATCCTCCGCGGTGACCTCGGGATCGCGGCCGCCAACCACGCGGCGCGGCGGCTGGTCGCCGCCCCCTACCGCAGCGGCGGCCAGGCGCAGTACGTGCCCCGCAGCCTCCCCGAGCCGCTGGGGGAACGGTTCGCCGCCACCCGCGAGTGGGCCCTGCACCGGCTCGACGAACCGCTCACCCTCGACGTGCTCGCCCACCACGCGGCGGTCTCCGCACGGACCTTCTCCCGGCGCTTCGTCGAGGACACCGGCTACACGCCCATGCAGTGGGTGATGCGGGCCCGCCTCGACCTCGCCCGTGAACTCCTGGAGCGCTCGGAGCGGAGCGTCGAACAGATCGCCGCCGACGTCGGACTCGGCACCGGGGCGAATCTCCGGCTCCACTTCCAGCGCATCCTCGGCACCACGCCCAGCGAGTACCGGCGGACCTTCACCCAGGGCGAGTAG
- the gap gene encoding type I glyceraldehyde-3-phosphate dehydrogenase: MTRIAINGFGRIGRNVLRALLERDTELEVVAVNDLTEPTALARLLAFDSTSGRLGRPVSVDGDTLVVDGRRIKVLAEREPAQLPWAELGVEIVLEATGRFTSAKAARAHIDAGAKRVLVSAPADGADVTLAYGVNTDAYDAELHTIVSNASCTTNALAPLAKVLDDLAGIEHGFMTTVHAYTQEQNLQDGPHRDPRRARAAGVNIVPTSTGAAKAIGLVLPNLDGKLSGDSIRVPVPVGSIVELNTTVARDVTREDVLEAYRTAAAGPLAGVLEYSEDALVSSDIVGNPASSIFDSALTRVEGRHIKVVAWYDNEWGFSNRVIDTLQLLAG, translated from the coding sequence ATGACTCGCATCGCCATCAATGGTTTCGGCCGCATCGGACGCAACGTGCTGCGCGCACTGCTGGAGCGCGACACCGAGCTCGAGGTCGTGGCCGTCAACGACCTGACCGAGCCGACCGCCCTCGCGCGGCTGCTCGCCTTCGACTCCACCTCGGGCCGCCTCGGCCGTCCGGTGAGCGTCGACGGGGACACCCTCGTCGTCGACGGCCGCCGGATCAAGGTGCTCGCCGAGCGCGAGCCGGCGCAGCTTCCCTGGGCCGAGCTGGGCGTCGAGATCGTGCTCGAGGCCACCGGCCGCTTCACCTCCGCCAAGGCCGCCCGCGCCCACATCGACGCCGGCGCCAAGCGCGTACTGGTCAGCGCGCCCGCCGACGGTGCCGACGTCACCCTCGCGTACGGGGTGAACACCGACGCGTACGACGCGGAGCTGCACACGATCGTCTCGAACGCCTCCTGCACCACCAACGCCCTCGCGCCGCTGGCGAAGGTCCTCGACGACCTCGCGGGCATCGAGCACGGCTTCATGACGACGGTGCACGCCTACACGCAGGAGCAGAACCTGCAGGACGGCCCGCACCGCGACCCCCGTCGCGCCCGCGCCGCCGGCGTCAACATCGTCCCCACCTCCACGGGTGCCGCCAAGGCCATCGGTCTCGTGCTGCCGAACCTGGACGGCAAGCTCTCGGGCGACTCGATCCGCGTCCCCGTCCCGGTCGGCTCGATCGTCGAGCTCAACACGACCGTCGCCCGCGACGTGACCCGTGAGGACGTCCTGGAGGCCTACCGCACGGCCGCGGCCGGCCCCCTCGCCGGTGTCCTCGAGTACTCGGAGGACGCTCTCGTCTCCTCCGACATCGTCGGCAACCCGGCCTCGTCGATCTTCGACTCGGCGCTCACCCGCGTCGAGGGCCGTCACATCAAGGTCGTCGCCTGGTACGACAACGAGTGGGGCTTCTCGAACCGGGTGATCGACACCCTGCAGCTGCTGGCCGGCTGA
- a CDS encoding chlorophyllase/cutinase-like alpha/beta fold protein encodes MPGRTSRVLGGLLLAAVMAVCTAPGTAGAVADAGTTGTIPSVGTDFGRTGPYEVDVDIEAVHTFYYPRTMGRSGERHPVVIWGNGTGAVPGIYSSLLRHWASQGFIVAAANTPTSNFAISMRAGIDVLEQRNADPSSRFHGKVDLDHIASAGHSQGGAAAVNAAVDPRVDTAVPIQPGPLTDPDLMDEPVFYLAGQRDLTVWPALVKALHRDSDHVPAVYGEVRGAGHLSSIGDGGDFRAPTTAWLRYWLLGDENARGMFFGPDCGYCVDSGLWSGWDRNAGALRIPGPTA; translated from the coding sequence ATGCCAGGGAGAACGAGCCGGGTGCTCGGAGGTCTGCTGCTCGCCGCCGTGATGGCCGTGTGCACCGCGCCCGGCACCGCAGGCGCGGTGGCCGACGCGGGGACCACGGGCACCATCCCGTCCGTCGGCACCGACTTCGGCCGGACGGGGCCGTACGAGGTGGACGTCGACATCGAGGCGGTGCACACCTTCTACTACCCCCGGACCATGGGGCGCTCGGGCGAGCGACACCCGGTGGTCATCTGGGGCAACGGCACGGGCGCCGTGCCCGGCATCTACAGCTCGCTGCTGCGCCACTGGGCGAGCCAGGGCTTCATCGTCGCCGCCGCCAACACCCCCACGTCGAACTTCGCGATCAGCATGCGCGCGGGGATCGACGTCCTGGAGCAACGGAACGCGGACCCTTCGAGCCGCTTCCACGGCAAGGTCGACCTCGATCACATCGCCTCCGCCGGTCACTCGCAGGGCGGGGCCGCCGCCGTCAACGCGGCCGTCGACCCGAGGGTGGACACCGCCGTCCCGATCCAGCCGGGCCCACTGACGGACCCGGACCTGATGGACGAGCCCGTCTTCTACCTGGCCGGCCAGCGTGACCTCACGGTGTGGCCCGCCCTGGTGAAGGCCCTGCACCGGGACTCGGACCACGTCCCCGCCGTGTACGGCGAGGTCCGCGGCGCCGGTCACCTCAGCTCGATCGGCGACGGCGGCGACTTCCGCGCCCCGACCACGGCGTGGCTGCGCTACTGGCTCCTCGGCGACGAGAACGCCCGTGGGATGTTCTTCGGCCCGGACTGCGGCTACTGCGTCGACAGCGGGCTGTGGTCCGGCTGGGACCGCAACGCCGGGGCGCTGCGGATCCCCGGTCCCACGGCCTGA
- a CDS encoding HAAS signaling domain-containing protein, with protein MNATDQHPLVAAYLDAVARETAALPAERRAELLADLREHIEVSGAGDDDQVRAVLAELGEPRTVAASALAEETPAITVTASAVAEGSPAAPPAPASSGRTKLTAALLAVSGVLLLFSSPLGTIGMIAGLVLLWGAPQWTTRDKTVGTAAAVAVPVLAFLGALLGASSRIGIMELLLILVFSLVVPVFGAVFLLRAARR; from the coding sequence ATGAACGCCACCGACCAGCACCCGCTCGTCGCCGCCTACCTCGACGCCGTCGCCCGGGAGACGGCCGCACTGCCCGCCGAGCGCCGCGCCGAACTCCTGGCGGACCTCCGCGAGCACATCGAGGTCAGCGGCGCGGGGGACGACGACCAGGTCCGCGCGGTCCTCGCGGAGCTCGGTGAGCCCCGTACCGTCGCCGCCTCCGCCCTCGCCGAGGAGACCCCGGCGATCACCGTCACCGCGTCCGCCGTCGCCGAGGGGAGCCCGGCGGCGCCCCCGGCTCCGGCCTCGTCCGGCCGCACCAAACTGACGGCGGCGCTGCTCGCCGTGTCCGGGGTGCTGCTCCTGTTCAGCTCCCCGCTCGGCACGATCGGCATGATCGCCGGCCTGGTGCTGCTCTGGGGCGCCCCGCAGTGGACGACCCGTGACAAGACGGTCGGCACGGCCGCCGCCGTGGCCGTGCCGGTCCTGGCCTTCCTCGGCGCCCTGCTCGGTGCCTCGTCCCGGATCGGGATCATGGAGCTCCTGCTGATCCTGGTGTTCTCGCTGGTCGTGCCGGTGTTCGGCGCCGTGTTCCTGCTGCGCGCCGCACGCCGCTGA
- a CDS encoding PadR family transcriptional regulator has translation MVPGNAMNEPGGRVPSQLRKGVLEYCVLALLRDEPKYGVELVAELSAVSVMTTSQGTIYPLLSRLRREGLVDTELRESPSGPPRRYYTLTGVGRASLAEFARAWPLFRDAVDHFLTDPQGDPA, from the coding sequence ATGGTTCCTGGTAACGCAATGAACGAGCCGGGCGGCAGGGTCCCCAGCCAGCTCCGCAAGGGAGTACTGGAGTACTGCGTCCTCGCGCTGCTCAGGGACGAGCCGAAGTACGGCGTCGAGCTCGTCGCCGAGCTCTCCGCGGTCAGCGTCATGACCACCAGCCAGGGCACGATCTACCCCCTGCTGTCACGGCTGCGCCGCGAAGGGCTCGTCGACACCGAGCTGCGCGAATCCCCCAGCGGGCCGCCGCGCCGCTACTACACGCTCACCGGCGTCGGCCGGGCCTCCCTCGCCGAGTTCGCCCGGGCGTGGCCGCTGTTCCGCGACGCCGTCGACCACTTCCTCACCGACCCACAGGGGGACCCCGCATGA
- a CDS encoding glycoside hydrolase family 3 protein yields MSPARPRRTVSAAVLAATAVLTGLLTGGLPTAAAQEPAPRAVDRFEGEVPFASPPAEGLFTWGNATESHPKLELRARADAPEGGSVLEGRYDISGWGGFTHDFAFDRPAQDWTAYKGIRFWWYGQNTAPLPPGSGKRIAFEIKDGGANGEASELWTTSFTDDWEGWHQVEIPFSAFQYRSDYQPVGGIDQILGLDRMWGYALTLPTGAPGSFALDGVELYGTAEPALNTKVVTRSVVHPVDEGGEARVDITVATTGSGPTGEPVTVTYATEDGGGAEPGKDYRPVSGSVVFPAGTPSGTTRSVTVPTLKDGAAEAAETIPLRLTVDGAKAPAETPLVVVNAHGLPYLDSTLPVRRRVADLLSRMSLEEKAGQMTQAERNALRAQGDIAGYALGSLLSGGGSVPSPNTPQAWAAMVDAYQLRAQATRFQIPLLYGVDAVHGHNNVIGATIMPHNIGIGAGRDPELAARTGAVTAKEVRATGVPWDFAPCLCVTRDERWGRSYEAFGEDPALVTAMETVINGMQGARNGKDLDRADKVLTSAKHFVGDGGTAFGSSTTGSYTIDQGVTRVTREELEAVHLAPFAEAVKRGTGTVMPSYSSLDVLGDERGPVKMHANAEMINGVLKDRMGFEGFVISDWQAIDQIPGDYPSDVRTSVNAGLDMIMVPTAYQEFTRTLRAEVEAGRISTARVDDAVSRILTQKFRLGLFEKPYADTTNLPSIGSAEHRAVAREAVAKSQVLLKNEGGVLPLKPSQKVYVAGSNADDLGNQAGGWTISWQGSSGRTTTGTTILEGMRKAAPGADIAWSKDASAPTEGYDAGVVVVGETPYAEGFGDVGNGNDLELTAADKAAVDKVCAAMPCAVLVVSGRPQLIGDRLPAVDALVASWLPGTEGDGVADVLYGRRPFTGQLPVSWPRSEAQLPLNVGDSRYDPQYPYGWGLTTLTPVPSGGEPALSALRIAGKALQAVGRGGSPEGRKLVAAARQIVQKKIGQNVTEATAKPFADADHLLLTGDLAGAIGKLTEAYRAAR; encoded by the coding sequence ATGTCACCCGCACGTCCCCGAAGGACGGTGAGCGCGGCGGTCCTCGCCGCCACCGCCGTCCTCACCGGTCTGCTCACCGGCGGCCTGCCGACCGCCGCCGCCCAGGAACCCGCGCCCCGCGCCGTCGACCGCTTCGAGGGGGAGGTGCCGTTCGCGTCGCCGCCCGCCGAGGGACTGTTCACCTGGGGGAACGCCACCGAGTCCCACCCGAAGCTGGAACTGAGGGCGCGTGCCGACGCCCCCGAGGGCGGCTCGGTCCTCGAAGGCCGCTACGACATCAGCGGCTGGGGCGGCTTCACCCATGACTTCGCCTTCGACCGGCCGGCCCAGGACTGGACGGCGTACAAGGGCATCCGCTTCTGGTGGTACGGCCAGAACACGGCGCCGCTGCCACCCGGCTCCGGCAAGCGGATCGCCTTCGAGATCAAGGACGGCGGTGCGAACGGCGAGGCGTCCGAACTGTGGACGACCTCGTTCACCGACGACTGGGAGGGCTGGCATCAGGTGGAGATCCCGTTCTCCGCGTTCCAGTACCGCTCCGACTACCAGCCCGTCGGCGGCATCGACCAGATCCTCGGGCTCGACCGGATGTGGGGGTACGCGCTCACGCTGCCGACGGGCGCTCCCGGCTCCTTCGCCCTCGACGGCGTCGAGCTGTACGGCACGGCGGAGCCCGCGCTGAACACCAAGGTGGTCACCCGGTCGGTCGTCCACCCGGTCGACGAGGGCGGCGAGGCCCGGGTCGACATCACGGTGGCCACGACCGGCTCAGGACCCACCGGCGAGCCCGTCACCGTCACGTACGCCACGGAGGACGGCGGCGGCGCCGAGCCCGGCAAGGACTACCGGCCGGTCTCGGGCAGTGTGGTGTTCCCGGCCGGGACGCCCTCCGGCACGACCCGCTCGGTCACTGTCCCGACGCTGAAGGACGGCGCGGCCGAGGCCGCCGAGACGATTCCGCTCCGGCTCACCGTCGACGGCGCCAAGGCGCCCGCCGAGACCCCGCTCGTCGTGGTGAACGCGCACGGACTGCCGTACCTCGACAGCACGCTGCCGGTACGCCGGCGGGTCGCCGACCTGCTCTCCCGGATGTCCCTGGAGGAGAAGGCCGGACAGATGACCCAGGCCGAGCGCAACGCGCTGCGCGCGCAAGGGGACATCGCCGGGTACGCGCTCGGTTCCCTGCTCTCCGGCGGCGGCTCGGTCCCCAGCCCGAACACGCCGCAGGCCTGGGCGGCGATGGTCGACGCGTACCAGCTGCGCGCGCAGGCGACCCGCTTCCAGATCCCGCTCCTCTACGGCGTGGACGCGGTGCACGGGCACAACAACGTCATCGGCGCGACGATCATGCCGCACAACATCGGCATCGGCGCGGGCCGCGACCCCGAACTCGCGGCGCGGACCGGCGCCGTCACGGCGAAGGAGGTCCGGGCCACCGGGGTCCCCTGGGACTTCGCGCCCTGCCTGTGCGTGACCCGCGACGAGCGCTGGGGCCGCTCGTACGAGGCCTTCGGTGAGGATCCGGCGCTCGTCACCGCCATGGAGACCGTGATCAACGGCATGCAGGGCGCCCGGAACGGCAAGGACCTCGACCGCGCCGACAAGGTCCTCACCAGCGCCAAGCACTTCGTCGGCGACGGCGGCACCGCCTTCGGCTCCTCGACCACCGGTTCGTACACGATCGACCAGGGCGTCACCAGGGTCACCCGCGAAGAGCTGGAGGCGGTGCACCTCGCGCCGTTCGCCGAGGCCGTGAAGCGCGGCACCGGCACGGTCATGCCCTCGTACTCCTCGCTGGACGTCCTCGGTGACGAGCGGGGTCCGGTGAAGATGCACGCCAACGCCGAGATGATCAACGGCGTCCTCAAGGACCGGATGGGCTTCGAGGGCTTCGTCATCAGCGACTGGCAGGCCATCGACCAGATCCCCGGCGACTACCCGAGCGACGTACGGACCTCGGTCAACGCCGGACTCGACATGATCATGGTGCCGACCGCCTACCAGGAGTTCACCCGCACCCTCAGGGCCGAGGTGGAGGCGGGCCGGATCTCCACGGCGCGCGTCGACGACGCCGTGTCCCGCATCCTGACCCAGAAGTTCCGCCTCGGCCTGTTCGAGAAGCCGTACGCGGACACCACGAACCTGCCGTCGATCGGCTCGGCCGAGCACCGCGCGGTGGCGCGGGAGGCCGTGGCGAAGTCGCAGGTGCTGCTGAAGAACGAGGGCGGCGTGCTGCCGCTGAAGCCGTCCCAGAAGGTGTACGTGGCCGGGTCGAACGCCGACGACCTCGGCAACCAGGCCGGCGGCTGGACGATCAGCTGGCAGGGCTCCTCCGGTCGCACCACGACCGGGACGACGATCCTCGAAGGCATGCGGAAGGCCGCGCCGGGGGCCGACATCGCCTGGTCGAAGGACGCCTCCGCGCCGACCGAGGGCTACGACGCCGGTGTGGTGGTGGTCGGCGAGACGCCGTACGCCGAGGGCTTCGGTGACGTCGGCAACGGCAACGACCTCGAACTGACGGCCGCCGACAAGGCCGCGGTCGACAAGGTCTGCGCGGCGATGCCCTGCGCGGTCCTGGTCGTCTCTGGCCGGCCGCAGCTGATCGGCGACCGGCTGCCGGCCGTCGACGCCCTCGTCGCGTCCTGGCTGCCCGGCACGGAGGGCGACGGCGTGGCCGACGTCCTCTACGGCAGGCGGCCGTTCACCGGTCAGCTGCCGGTGAGCTGGCCGAGGTCCGAGGCGCAGCTGCCCCTCAACGTCGGGGACAGCCGCTACGACCCCCAGTACCCGTACGGCTGGGGGCTGACCACGCTGACCCCGGTCCCGTCCGGAGGCGAGCCCGCGCTGAGCGCGCTGCGGATCGCCGGCAAGGCGCTCCAGGCCGTCGGCCGGGGAGGCTCCCCGGAGGGCCGCAAGCTCGTGGCGGCGGCGCGGCAGATCGTCCAGAAGAAGATCGGCCAGAACGTCACCGAGGCCACGGCGAAGCCGTTCGCCGACGCGGACCACCTGCTGCTCACGGGCGATCTCGCGGGCGCGATCGGCAAGCTGACGGAGGCTTACCGGGCGGCGCGCTGA
- a CDS encoding lectin, which yields MTALTAGALVASSLVLTGPGTAQAAGERVDVWLTTTSDSGGRTVTRGLAQQAPLAFGPAGGTANHTITVDENTTYQQFEGGGASITDTTAHLLRGGAVSAATRDDVMRKLFSPTEGIGLSFVRNPIGASDLSRPGNVSLDDTCCDLNDFGANGYDTDVRLLTAQAKQLNPALRVKGVPWSAPGWMKDNGRMDQMGWLKAEYYPLYAQYLVKYVQSYQAAGVKVDYLSVQNEPNCCQAGNPTAMNYPGMSWNPAGLVEFTKNHVYPAFRAAGLTTKVLVHDWNYGDYANFGAGVLGDAGVRNDPLFGGIAWHGYFGDPAVGTQVHDQYPSVKQFSTEHSGGTWIGNQHNEDLSDIVNYARNWSGSLVKWSLGLNQNMGPHNGGCGTCTGLITVQEGGARAGQVDYTIEYYTTGHLTKFVKPGAYRIASTANGTVQNVAWRNADGGKALIAHNGGTSAQSVRVDWGNQSFTYTLPARTTATFTWSGTTGGGPGAGTLTGLAGKCLDVAGGATADGTPVQLYGCNGTPAQRWTLAADGSVRALGKCLDVTGGSTADGARVQLYNCNGTAAQRWTYSATTHDVVNAGANKCLDITGNSSADGTRAQIWTCTGGANQKWTHNAA from the coding sequence TTGACCGCGCTCACCGCCGGCGCCCTGGTCGCGAGCAGCCTGGTCCTGACCGGCCCCGGAACCGCGCAGGCGGCCGGCGAGCGGGTCGACGTCTGGCTGACCACCACCTCGGACTCCGGCGGCCGTACCGTCACCCGCGGTCTGGCGCAGCAGGCCCCCCTCGCCTTCGGCCCGGCAGGCGGCACCGCGAACCACACGATCACCGTCGACGAGAACACCACGTACCAGCAGTTCGAGGGCGGCGGCGCGTCGATCACCGACACCACCGCCCATCTGCTGCGGGGCGGCGCCGTCAGCGCCGCCACCCGGGACGACGTGATGCGCAAGCTGTTCTCGCCGACCGAGGGCATCGGCCTGTCCTTCGTCCGCAACCCCATCGGCGCCTCGGACCTCTCCCGCCCCGGGAACGTCTCGCTCGACGACACCTGCTGCGACCTGAACGACTTCGGCGCGAACGGCTACGACACCGACGTCCGGCTGCTGACCGCGCAGGCCAAGCAGCTCAACCCGGCCCTGCGGGTCAAGGGCGTGCCGTGGAGCGCGCCGGGCTGGATGAAGGACAACGGCCGGATGGACCAGATGGGCTGGCTGAAGGCGGAGTACTACCCGCTGTACGCCCAGTACCTGGTCAAGTACGTGCAGAGCTACCAGGCCGCGGGGGTCAAGGTCGACTACCTCTCCGTGCAGAACGAGCCGAACTGCTGCCAGGCCGGCAACCCGACCGCCATGAACTACCCGGGCATGAGCTGGAACCCCGCCGGACTCGTCGAGTTCACCAAGAACCACGTCTACCCGGCGTTCCGCGCGGCGGGCCTCACCACCAAGGTCCTGGTGCACGACTGGAACTACGGCGACTACGCAAACTTCGGCGCCGGTGTCCTGGGCGACGCGGGCGTCCGCAACGACCCGCTGTTCGGCGGCATCGCCTGGCACGGCTACTTCGGCGACCCGGCCGTCGGCACCCAGGTCCACGACCAGTACCCCTCGGTGAAGCAGTTCAGCACCGAGCACTCGGGCGGCACCTGGATCGGCAACCAGCACAACGAGGACCTCTCCGACATCGTGAACTACGCCCGCAACTGGAGCGGCAGCCTGGTCAAGTGGAGCCTCGGGCTCAACCAGAACATGGGCCCGCACAACGGCGGCTGCGGCACCTGCACCGGTCTCATCACCGTGCAGGAGGGCGGCGCTCGGGCCGGGCAGGTCGACTACACGATCGAGTACTACACGACGGGTCACCTCACGAAGTTCGTGAAGCCCGGCGCGTACCGCATCGCCTCCACCGCCAACGGCACCGTGCAGAACGTGGCCTGGCGCAACGCCGACGGCGGCAAGGCGCTCATCGCCCACAACGGCGGCACGTCGGCGCAGTCCGTCCGGGTCGACTGGGGCAACCAGTCCTTCACGTACACCCTGCCCGCCCGGACCACCGCGACCTTCACCTGGTCGGGGACGACCGGCGGCGGGCCCGGCGCGGGGACGCTGACCGGCCTGGCCGGGAAGTGCCTGGACGTGGCCGGCGGCGCCACCGCCGACGGCACCCCCGTCCAGCTGTACGGGTGCAACGGCACCCCCGCGCAGCGCTGGACGCTCGCAGCGGACGGCAGCGTGCGGGCGCTCGGGAAGTGCCTCGACGTCACCGGCGGTTCGACGGCCGACGGCGCCCGGGTCCAGTTGTACAACTGCAACGGCACCGCCGCGCAGCGCTGGACGTACAGCGCCACGACGCACGACGTGGTCAACGCCGGCGCGAACAAGTGCCTGGACATCACCGGCAACTCCTCCGCCGACGGGACACGGGCGCAGATCTGGACCTGCACCGGCGGGGCCAACCAGAAGTGGACCCACAACGCGGCCTGA
- a CDS encoding LacI family DNA-binding transcriptional regulator codes for MTRRLAQVAKKVGVSEATVSRVLNGKPGVSEATRQSVLTALDVLGYERPTQLRGERARLVGLVLPELQNPIFPAFAEVIGGALAQQGLTPVLCTQTKGGVSEADYVDLLLQQQVSGVVFAGGLFAQADAPHDHYHQLAERNIPVVLINASIKGLNFPCVSCDDAVAVEQAWRHLASLGHEKIGLVLGPSDHVPSRRKLEAARAVAQAAGGGLPDECVVRSIFSLEGGQAAATRLLERGVTGIVCASDPLALGAIRAARRRGLDVPSQVSVVGFDDSAFMNCTEPPLSTVRQPIEAMGRAAVELLCAQIQGTQTDPGELLFEPELVVRGSTAPPPTV; via the coding sequence ATGACGCGACGACTTGCTCAAGTGGCCAAGAAGGTGGGAGTCAGCGAGGCGACGGTCAGCCGTGTCCTCAACGGGAAACCCGGTGTCTCCGAGGCGACCCGGCAGTCCGTCCTCACCGCGCTCGACGTGCTCGGATACGAGCGCCCCACGCAGCTGCGCGGCGAGCGCGCCCGCCTCGTCGGCCTGGTGCTCCCGGAGCTGCAGAACCCCATCTTCCCCGCGTTCGCGGAGGTCATCGGCGGCGCCCTCGCGCAGCAGGGCCTGACTCCCGTCCTGTGCACCCAGACCAAGGGCGGCGTCTCCGAGGCGGACTACGTGGACCTCCTGCTCCAGCAGCAGGTCTCCGGAGTCGTCTTCGCCGGCGGACTGTTCGCGCAGGCCGACGCGCCGCACGACCACTACCACCAGCTCGCCGAGCGCAACATCCCGGTGGTCCTGATCAACGCCTCCATCAAGGGGCTCAACTTCCCATGCGTCTCCTGCGACGACGCCGTCGCCGTCGAGCAGGCCTGGCGCCACCTCGCCTCCCTCGGGCACGAGAAGATCGGGCTCGTCCTCGGTCCCAGTGACCACGTCCCCTCGCGCCGCAAGCTCGAAGCGGCCCGGGCCGTGGCCCAGGCGGCCGGCGGGGGCCTGCCGGACGAGTGCGTCGTCCGGTCGATCTTCTCGCTCGAAGGCGGCCAGGCCGCCGCCACCCGCCTCCTGGAGCGCGGCGTCACCGGCATCGTGTGCGCCAGCGACCCGCTCGCCCTCGGCGCCATCCGGGCCGCCCGCCGGCGCGGACTCGACGTCCCCTCCCAGGTGTCGGTCGTCGGCTTCGACGACTCCGCCTTCATGAACTGCACCGAGCCGCCGCTCTCCACCGTGCGCCAGCCCATCGAGGCCATGGGGCGCGCCGCCGTCGAGCTGCTCTGCGCCCAGATCCAGGGCACCCAGACCGACCCCGGTGAGCTGCTCTTCGAGCCCGAACTGGTGGTGCGCGGCTCGACGGCTCCGCCGCCGACCGTCTGA